A single region of the Amphiprion ocellaris isolate individual 3 ecotype Okinawa chromosome 4, ASM2253959v1, whole genome shotgun sequence genome encodes:
- the LOC111563102 gene encoding retinol dehydrogenase 8-like, whose translation MRDLKRKDKLVEAAGDAYGKTLSLAVLDVCSDESVKQCINGIKDRHVDVLINNAGIGLVGPVESIPIEEMKKVFETNFFGVIRMIKEVMPDMKKRKGGHIIVVSSVMGLQGVVFNDVYAASKFAMEGFCESLAVQLLKFNVT comes from the exons ATGCGTGATCTGAAACGCAAAGATAAGCTGGTGGAAGCTGCTGGGGATGCATATGGAAAAACTCTGTCTCTGGCTGTACTGGACGTCTGCAGTGACGAGTCGGTCAAACAGTGTATTAACGGCATTAAAGACCGACATGTGGACGTCTTAA TCAATAATGCAGGTATCGGCCTGGTGGGTCCAGTGGAGAGCATCCCCATTGAGGAGATGAAGAAAGTTTTTGAGACCAATTTCTTTGGGGTGATCCGCATGATCAAGGAGGTGATGCCTGAtatgaagaaaaggaaaggaggacACATCATCGTGGTCAGCAGTGTGATGGGACTACAAG GGGTGGTGTTTAATGATGTGTACGCAGCTTCCAAGTTTGCCATGGAGGGCTTTTGTGAGAGTCTGGCTGTGCAACTCTTGAAGTTTAATGTCACGTGA